A window of Culex pipiens pallens isolate TS unplaced genomic scaffold, TS_CPP_V2 Cpp_Un0126, whole genome shotgun sequence contains these coding sequences:
- the LOC128093790 gene encoding uncharacterized protein LOC128093790, whose product MSQRRRTTHTLGRLTSAKELAEALTATRQRSSSLQESLDREQEKCEELTCQLTNLNAKLGAVVQEVTRLTDKQEKLLTAHEAIKSKRESLTEQIEELTESMAVLEEKYRLEAEFERDDGEHSDRLQM is encoded by the coding sequence ATGTCCCAACGCAGACGAACCACCCACACACTGGGACGATTAACAAGTGCCAAGGAACTCGCAGAAGCCCTGACCGCAACCCGACAGCGCAGCTCCTCGCTCCAGGAGTCGCTCGATCGCGAGCAGGAAAAGTGCGAAGAATTGACCTGTCAGCTCACCAACCTCAACGCAAAACTCGGCGCGGTAGTGCAGGAAGTCACCCGGCTGACGGACAAGCAGGAAAAGCTGCTGACCGCCCACGAAGCGATTAAGTCGAAGCGGGAAAGCCTGACCGAGCAGATTGAGGAGCTGACCGAGTCGATGGCGGTGCTGGAGGAAAAGTACCGGCTGGAGGCGGAGTTCGAGCGGGATGACGGGGAGCACTCGGATCGCTTGCAAATGTAA